TCTACGAGTACCGCTCGCTGATCCTGACCACCAACAAGGACTTCACCGACTGGGGCGAGTTCTTCCACAACGACAACGTCGCCGTCCCGATCATCGATCGGGTCATCCACCACTCATCGATCTACATGCTCGGAGGTGAGAGCTACCGACTCAAGGAGAAGACCGCCGGCTGAGACCGGCAAGGTGGGTCAATTTTAATGTCCAAAAGTGGGTCCAAGACGGTGGCCATTGACATTCAAGGCCGCGAAAAGTCCACGCAGGGTGGCGCCTCGTAGCGCGTGACCTTGCCCCTCATGGTCCGAGCGAGCAAGCTGGATTTATTTGCCGCAGTCCGGCGCGTGGGATTCTGGGGGCGAATTGAACCTTGTGGCGGTCAGTGCCGAGTAGAGCGCTAATCGGGCGTCGAGAGGGGGCGGTGCGCTCTCGACAAGGCTTTGGCCCATAAAGTCGGTCGAGATGACAGGCTCCAGGAGCCTTGACATACAGCGTTCAAGTAGGCGTTGATTAAGAAACGGCATAGATGTATCTCTGCCGCGGAGGTGGGCTATGGAACTCATCGTCCTCATCGCACTTATCTTTATGCTCTGGCTTCTTGTCCAGCTGGGGGTTGGCATCTACCACCAAGGGCTCCGTCATGGCCTCCGGCGTTGGGCGCGGGGGCTACCGCGACTTACAGAAGCGGTGGCGGGGTTTGGCGGCGAGCTCGTTTCTCTAGGTGCTCGTAACGTATGCGAACGGGCGAGAACGAACCCAGCCCCCCCTGCAGAACATCAAAACCACGCCGGCGAGAGCGAGATTTACGCTATAAAGGAAATGAAATCAATGGACGATTATCTCATGGGTTGGCCTTATGAACCGCCGGAAACGCGAAGGGACGCATGGTGAACTCTATATGTTCGCTTGCTTCCTCCCTTCATTGATTGCTCCTTGACCGCTGCGCGTTCCGGCGTTCTGCACGGAACCAGTGGTCGAGGAGCTCGCAGCGTTGATCTGGTTAAGAGCCTTGTATCCCCCCCAGCCCATCAAGGTCGTAAAGACCAGCGGCAACCCGATGTGCAGGAGCCCGGTGATGATCATAAGCATCGTCCCCTGGGTTCCGCCGTCGGGGCTGAGGAGGTTGCCGACGTTGCTCGCCGCGAGGTAGGAGAGCGTGTCAGGGTGCATGGCCCGTACCATGTTCTCCTCGAGCCAGATCGAGACGGACCACAGGTAGTCCCACACCTTGATCAGCACGATCCCGAAGGTCGCGACGAACACGGTCTGCCAGCTGTAGAGGGAGATGATCAGCAGGAAGGGCAGCAACATGATGATGCCCATGAGCAGGAAGGACTGGATCATGGGTGCGGCCGAACGGATCGTGTACATCATTGGCCCGTGCTCGACCGTATCGTACCAGGCTGTGCCCAGCCCGACCGCGACGGTCGAGAAGACCCGCTCGTGCAGGCCCTGCCCAGCGGTTTCGTCGGTCGCGACCAGGTCGGCGGAGGCGATCGGCGCGCTGCTCGCTTCGTTCTGGATGATCCGCTGGATCATCGCATCCTCGACCTCGTACTGCTCGGTTCCGTCAGCGAAGTCTGCCCACACCTCGTGGAGCCGATCCCAGAACCCCGGTTCCATCTGCTCGAGGATCCGTTCGCGCAAGCCGGGGCCATCGAGGCCGACGTCGGCGTTGCCGGTCCACCACTCGTGGCAATAGGGCCGACCATGCGGAGGAGGGTGGTTGTCGTCGTAGTAGGCGCCGCTGCGCTGCTCCTCGTAGTCCCACCCCTCAACCGGCTTTGATGCCTGGTAGCGCTGATAGTAGGTGTTCAGGTAGACGTAGGATCCGATGTACTGTGGATCGTCCTCGCCGTAGTCATCGAGAAGCGGGTCCACATCCGGACGCTCACGCTGATAACGCGAGCGTGCCGGAATGAAGCAGTCCTCGACGAACTGCTCGACCTCGGCGGCCACCTGCTCGTCGTTGATCCGCTGCCGGTCGAAGTCGAGCCGCGTCTGAACGTAATCCTTGGGGCAGCCGAGCCCGTCAATGGCCGCTCCCGTGATGCCGCTGCCGATCGCCAGTGTCCCGTACCACCACGCCGGCACCTGCGCCGGGGTGATGTAGTTGTCGAAGACGTCGTGGTAGGGCGTATCCGCCGGGTCGGAATTCGTGCCACAGGGATCCTCGTACTCAAGCACGGATGTTTGTAGCTCGATCATCGGCTGCGCTGCCAGCACCACGACGGAGAACGCCATGATGATGCGCAGCTCCATGGCGTGGACACTGCGCTTCGCTCCGGCCTTCGCCTCCATGCCCGTGTAGGCATCGGAGAACGCCTGGACGAGAAAGACGAGGAACGGGATGTAGGCGATCCCGGTCCCCGTCAGAATCTCCCAGATCGTCTCGTACTGCATCCACGCGAATACGAGGGTGAAGGCTTCGAGCGGATGCTGGACGTTCATAGCAGCCTCACCAGCCGAGGTATCAGGTCCTGGCCGAGCAGGGCCTCCAGGACCAACAGCCACAGGGCCACCTGCCAGCGGGCGTCGTGCAGGAGCAGCCGCTGGTGCGGCGTCAGGTGGTTCCCAAGGAACTCGACAGCGCAAGGCCAGGCCGCAACGACCGCAGCGATCAGGCCAAGACGCCAGAGGATGAGCACCCCTTCGAGCTGGGCGAGTCGTTGCTCGATCACGCCGGCGGGCTCTACGGCATACCAGAGGAGGGTGCCGATGATCGCCACCGCAAACAGGAGAATCAGCCCTAGCCAGGTGCGCAGCATCGCCGTCTCCTAATCGTCGAGCTCCTCAGGGATGCCGTCGCGGATGCGTTGCTCCGGCACCGGCGTCGGGGCAATGGCGCCCCGAGAGGCGTCACGCCGACGCTCGCCTTCCTGGAGCAGGTGCTCAGAGGTGTGTGAAACGACCGTTCGGCGGGCTTCGATCTCCAGCATTAGGTTCTCGATCTCATCGTCGAGTTCGTCCAGGGCGTCGTCGATCTTGTCCTGTGCCGGGCCGGCGCGTGCGATCGTGGGCTCGCCGCGGCCGGTGAGCAGCATCCGGCGCACTGATAGGGCGCGCTCCATGGTCCGCGCCATGCTGATCTCTTGGGCGAGGCGCCCGGCGGCCAGCTGGCGTTCCTGGGAGGGCATTTCGTCGAGGGCTTGCGCGAGCTGTGGGGTGAAGCCGACTCCCGGTGCCTGTAGGTCGGCGAGGTGGTCCTCGGTGAGGGCGTCATCCTCCATGGCCTGCAGGAGCTCGGCCATGTCGTCTTGCACGCTTTCGCGTTCGGTTTCGAGTTGAGGAACGATGCCGTGACCGGGTAGGGACTCGCTCTGTTCATGCTCGCCGGTCCACAACTTGGAATCCCCCAGGACACCGGGCTCGCCCGCATCGGGGTCGCCTACGGCCCAGTCCTGGATTTGGTCTACGGTCGTGTTCCCAGGCTCCGGCTCCCAGATTTCTTCCATGCGCGTGTCGTCACCGGCCGGGGCCCCTTGCATGATGGTCTGGTAGCCCGCATCCAGTGCATCGCTGACGGGCTCGACTGGAGGCTGGCCTTCGCCGCCGCGGCGTTCCCCGCCGCTGCCGGGGGTGCCGTCGTACCAGATCAGGCCGCTGTCGGCGGCGTTCTCCTCGACATGCTCCTCCGCTCGGACGATGTCGTCCTCGACCCCCATCTGTACCTGCCATTCGTCACCCTTGGACAGGGTTACCAGGTCGGAGTATGGGTTGGTCTCCCCTTCGGCCAGCTCTTGCTCGATCTGCTCACAGCTCTTGGTGGCGAGC
The sequence above is drawn from the Halorhodospira halophila genome and encodes:
- a CDS encoding histidine kinase, whose translation is MLRTWLGLILLFAVAIIGTLLWYAVEPAGVIEQRLAQLEGVLILWRLGLIAAVVAAWPCAVEFLGNHLTPHQRLLLHDARWQVALWLLVLEALLGQDLIPRLVRLL
- a CDS encoding conjugal transfer protein TraG N-terminal domain-containing protein codes for the protein MNVQHPLEAFTLVFAWMQYETIWEILTGTGIAYIPFLVFLVQAFSDAYTGMEAKAGAKRSVHAMELRIIMAFSVVVLAAQPMIELQTSVLEYEDPCGTNSDPADTPYHDVFDNYITPAQVPAWWYGTLAIGSGITGAAIDGLGCPKDYVQTRLDFDRQRINDEQVAAEVEQFVEDCFIPARSRYQRERPDVDPLLDDYGEDDPQYIGSYVYLNTYYQRYQASKPVEGWDYEEQRSGAYYDDNHPPPHGRPYCHEWWTGNADVGLDGPGLRERILEQMEPGFWDRLHEVWADFADGTEQYEVEDAMIQRIIQNEASSAPIASADLVATDETAGQGLHERVFSTVAVGLGTAWYDTVEHGPMMYTIRSAAPMIQSFLLMGIIMLLPFLLIISLYSWQTVFVATFGIVLIKVWDYLWSVSIWLEENMVRAMHPDTLSYLAASNVGNLLSPDGGTQGTMLMIITGLLHIGLPLVFTTLMGWGGYKALNQINAASSSTTGSVQNAGTRSGQGAINEGRKQANI
- a CDS encoding integrating conjugative element protein; translated protein: MRRVVSLAAIALAAPSAVLANEPLTPPEDDGVWYYEIGGAKPWNPPLQPNVTTMDLGFGSKLSAGYSCGEFDPVTTVRNQLQEVADGADAMVDEMVDAANAAVASLPALVLQRAHPGLYDLMQNTLLRAEETLELATKSCEQIEQELAEGETNPYSDLVTLSKGDEWQVQMGVEDDIVRAEEHVEENAADSGLIWYDGTPGSGGERRGGEGQPPVEPVSDALDAGYQTIMQGAPAGDDTRMEEIWEPEPGNTTVDQIQDWAVGDPDAGEPGVLGDSKLWTGEHEQSESLPGHGIVPQLETERESVQDDMAELLQAMEDDALTEDHLADLQAPGVGFTPQLAQALDEMPSQERQLAAGRLAQEISMARTMERALSVRRMLLTGRGEPTIARAGPAQDKIDDALDELDDEIENLMLEIEARRTVVSHTSEHLLQEGERRRDASRGAIAPTPVPEQRIRDGIPEELDD